One region of Haloprofundus salilacus genomic DNA includes:
- a CDS encoding DUF5799 family protein, which yields MQNWTDSIVGERMTVDREFNQRIRDSAFTSQEWGLVMTATEFEIENADDPENARIVANTEKVPQIIPELENVRSQMQSMGGAPEGSNRGSGGGIFDSIKGALGLGGGSSGVDQEQLERAERLTQEYADELQSHLEQKGKWQQVCVAYQE from the coding sequence ATGCAGAACTGGACCGACAGCATCGTCGGCGAGCGGATGACCGTCGACCGGGAGTTCAACCAGCGAATCCGTGACTCGGCGTTCACGAGTCAGGAGTGGGGACTCGTCATGACCGCCACCGAGTTCGAAATCGAGAACGCCGACGACCCCGAGAACGCGCGCATCGTCGCCAACACGGAGAAAGTCCCGCAGATAATCCCCGAACTGGAGAACGTGCGCTCGCAGATGCAGTCGATGGGCGGCGCACCCGAGGGGAGTAACCGCGGCAGCGGCGGCGGTATCTTCGACTCGATAAAGGGCGCGCTCGGCCTCGGCGGCGGCAGCAGCGGCGTCGACCAGGAACAGCTCGAACGCGCCGAGCGACTCACGCAGGAGTACGCCGATGAACTGCAGTCGCATCTCGAACAGAAAGGCAAGTGGCAGCAGGTCTGCGTCGCTTACCAGGAGTGA
- a CDS encoding DUF7557 family protein, with translation MPEIHLDDDTVSRLDSLREEDEEYDEIVNELINIYEAGELTMFHSGDEI, from the coding sequence ATGCCGGAGATACACCTCGACGACGACACCGTCAGTCGACTCGACAGCCTCCGCGAGGAGGACGAGGAGTACGACGAGATAGTCAACGAACTCATCAACATCTACGAAGCGGGCGAACTGACGATGTTTCACAGCGGCGACGAGATCTAA
- the pfkB gene encoding 1-phosphofructokinase encodes MILTVTPNPALDHTLTVDEPLEPEQVTRTDAARYDPGGKGINVSKYLNALETETLATGFLGDAFGAFLERRLRDTDLATDFVKIDGVTRLNTTILASNGEFKVNQSGPRVSASSVDAAVDTVVRHDPETVVVAGSLPPGTGSETVDRIADSGAWDTVVDVDGPLLRRLNADYALCKPNREELAVAADAPVDTVEQCLDAAERLRDGRNGRYERVVASLGGDGAILVSDNGAYHASALDTSVVDTVGAGDALLSGVLSAFARGASEPEAIKTGIAVAAAVVAVSGTRVPTFKDVSERIEQVSLSLL; translated from the coding sequence GTGATTCTCACGGTGACACCGAACCCCGCGCTGGACCACACGCTCACCGTCGACGAACCGCTGGAGCCCGAGCAGGTGACCCGCACCGACGCCGCGCGGTACGACCCCGGCGGAAAGGGAATCAACGTCTCGAAGTACCTTAACGCGCTGGAGACGGAGACGCTCGCGACGGGGTTTCTCGGCGACGCCTTCGGCGCGTTTCTCGAACGTCGGCTCCGCGACACCGATCTCGCGACCGACTTCGTCAAAATCGACGGCGTGACCCGACTCAACACGACGATTCTCGCGTCGAACGGCGAGTTCAAGGTGAACCAGAGCGGTCCCCGGGTGTCCGCGTCCTCCGTCGACGCCGCCGTCGACACCGTCGTCCGACACGACCCTGAGACGGTGGTCGTCGCCGGGAGTCTCCCGCCGGGGACGGGTTCGGAGACGGTCGACCGTATCGCCGACTCCGGCGCGTGGGACACCGTCGTCGACGTCGACGGACCGCTGCTTCGTCGGCTGAACGCCGACTACGCGCTCTGCAAGCCGAACCGCGAGGAACTCGCCGTCGCCGCCGACGCGCCGGTCGACACCGTCGAACAGTGTCTCGACGCGGCCGAGCGACTCCGAGACGGGCGGAACGGACGGTACGAACGCGTCGTCGCCTCCCTCGGCGGCGACGGGGCGATCCTCGTCTCCGACAACGGGGCGTACCACGCGTCGGCGCTGGATACGTCGGTCGTCGACACTGTCGGCGCGGGGGATGCGTTGCTGTCAGGCGTGCTGTCGGCGTTCGCTCGCGGTGCTTCCGAACCAGAGGCGATCAAAACCGGAATCGCCGTCGCGGCGGCGGTCGTCGCCGTCTCGGGAACCCGAGTTCCGACGTTCAAGGACGTTTCGGAGCGTATCGAACAGGTATCTCTCAGTCTGTTGTGA
- a CDS encoding PTS sugar transporter subunit IIA, whose protein sequence is MDPNDIDRLIPAELISLNDPPTEKEACIEYLLDIVADAGRVENRDAVLAALLQREEETTTGVGKGIGIPHAKTDAVGRPSVAFTRSDAGVDFESMDDEPAHLVFMILVPESGGDEHLAILSSLSRSLMHDEVREGLYDAETPAEVQSVMKEAMA, encoded by the coding sequence ATGGATCCAAACGACATCGACCGTCTGATTCCGGCCGAACTGATATCGTTGAACGACCCGCCGACGGAGAAGGAGGCGTGCATCGAGTACCTCCTCGATATTGTCGCCGATGCCGGGCGCGTCGAGAACAGAGACGCCGTGCTCGCGGCATTGCTCCAGCGAGAAGAGGAGACGACGACCGGCGTCGGCAAAGGAATCGGCATCCCGCATGCGAAAACCGACGCCGTCGGTCGGCCGTCGGTAGCGTTCACTCGGTCGGACGCGGGCGTCGACTTCGAGTCGATGGACGACGAACCGGCGCACCTCGTGTTCATGATTCTCGTCCCCGAGAGCGGCGGCGACGAACACCTCGCCATCCTGAGCAGCCTCTCGCGTTCGCTCATGCACGACGAGGTACGGGAGGGCCTCTACGACGCCGAGACGCCCGCGGAGGTCCAGTCGGTGATGAAGGAGGCGATGGCGTGA
- a CDS encoding PTS fructose transporter subunit IIC, with the protein MSARDSTERALRSHVTSVKEDLMTGVSFMIPFVTIGGIFLALGYAVASLPGGVTVEGVFDETGSIGWFLAQIGSAGLTIMVPILGAYIAYAIADRPGLAPGFLLAYIIQQGEVLVAAGNVIGLGGGEAGAGYLGALVAGFLAGYVARWFKQRDVPGFIEPMMPVLIIPVATMAVLVPVVIFVLGVPVAIANAELTATLEGLQGSQALLVGAILGAMMAFDMGGPVNKVAYVFSVGLISEGIYAPMAAVMIAGMTPPLGLALSNFIAPQKYTAEMYENAKSAVPLGLSFITEGAIPYAAADPLRVIPSIIAGSAVAGAASMGLGVTVRAPHGGIFVVPLSNSPLLFLGCIALGALVTAVIATAIKPDFETTVADVRQTSEQLEKSPQTSD; encoded by the coding sequence ATGTCAGCACGAGATTCCACAGAACGCGCGCTTCGCTCGCACGTCACCTCGGTCAAAGAGGACCTGATGACCGGCGTATCGTTCATGATTCCGTTCGTCACCATCGGCGGCATCTTCCTGGCGCTGGGGTATGCCGTCGCGTCGTTGCCCGGGGGTGTGACCGTCGAAGGCGTCTTCGACGAGACCGGGTCAATAGGTTGGTTCCTCGCGCAAATCGGCAGCGCGGGTCTCACCATTATGGTGCCTATTCTGGGCGCGTACATCGCCTACGCCATCGCCGACAGGCCCGGGTTAGCGCCGGGATTCCTCCTGGCGTACATCATTCAGCAAGGAGAGGTTCTCGTCGCCGCGGGCAACGTTATCGGTCTCGGCGGTGGCGAAGCCGGTGCAGGCTACCTCGGCGCGCTGGTCGCCGGGTTCCTGGCGGGCTACGTCGCGCGGTGGTTCAAGCAGCGAGACGTGCCGGGGTTCATCGAACCGATGATGCCGGTGCTCATCATCCCGGTGGCGACGATGGCCGTGCTCGTGCCCGTCGTCATCTTCGTCCTCGGCGTCCCCGTCGCCATCGCCAACGCCGAGCTGACGGCGACGCTCGAAGGGCTCCAGGGGAGTCAGGCGCTGCTCGTCGGCGCGATTCTCGGCGCGATGATGGCGTTCGACATGGGCGGCCCGGTCAACAAGGTCGCCTACGTCTTTTCGGTGGGCCTCATCAGCGAGGGCATCTACGCGCCGATGGCCGCTGTAATGATTGCGGGGATGACCCCGCCGCTCGGACTCGCGCTGTCAAACTTCATCGCGCCGCAGAAGTACACCGCCGAAATGTACGAGAACGCCAAGAGCGCCGTGCCGCTCGGTCTCTCGTTCATCACCGAGGGGGCGATTCCGTACGCCGCGGCCGACCCGCTCCGGGTAATTCCGAGCATCATCGCCGGAAGCGCCGTCGCCGGTGCGGCGTCGATGGGTCTCGGCGTCACCGTCCGCGCGCCCCACGGCGGCATCTTCGTCGTCCCGCTGTCGAACAGCCCGCTGCTGTTCCTCGGCTGTATTGCGCTCGGCGCGCTCGTCACCGCAGTAATCGCGACGGCCATCAAGCCGGACTTCGAGACCACCGTCGCCGACGTTCGGCAGACGAGCGAGCAACTCGAAAAGAGTCCGCAGACCTCCGACTGA
- the ptsH1 gene encoding phosphocarrier protein HPr, with translation MERTVTIVPEAGLHARPASQFVQAANEHDAEVTIEKVGSDGGPVNAGSMLAVTSLGAAHSDEVRLVAEGDDAEAALDALEEVLSTPEAGDSEE, from the coding sequence ATGGAGCGGACCGTTACTATCGTTCCGGAAGCGGGACTACACGCCCGTCCGGCCTCGCAGTTCGTGCAGGCGGCGAACGAGCACGACGCCGAGGTCACTATCGAAAAAGTCGGGTCCGACGGCGGGCCGGTGAACGCGGGGAGCATGCTCGCGGTGACGAGCCTCGGCGCGGCCCACAGCGACGAAGTGCGCCTCGTCGCGGAGGGCGACGACGCCGAGGCGGCGCTCGACGCGCTCGAAGAAGTTCTCTCGACGCCCGAGGCAGGGGACTCCGAGGAGTGA
- the ptsP gene encoding phosphoenolpyruvate--protein phosphotransferase, translating to MSERTLSGVGATPLSGVGSVVWYRPGEALELDDPPESDAVDPAAERERFEEARDTAREELETERERARERVGDEEAAVFDAHLQFLDDPQIGDAVGDQLDAGLPAEHAVRKGFAGPIEQFEGMEGRMTERADDLRDIRDRLVRLLVGGERTDLSALPEGSVVFAERLTPSDTAQLDPEVVSGFVTATGGRTSHAAIFARSLALPAVVGVGDDLFAVEEGTAVVVDGDTGDVILDPTEETRAAAADTDRAEVRPEPVATSDGEPIEVAANVGQPAELAGAVEQGADGIGLYRTEFLFLERESPPDEDEQYEAYVDALDAFPEGRVVVRTLDVGGDKPIPYLELPEEENPFLGERGVRRSLGVDAGLFETQLRALLRAAADGAGDLAVMVPMVATVEEFEEAREALDSVAADLESEGVAHETPEFGLMIETPSAAFMADEFAARTEFLSIGTNDLTQYVMAASRGNERVSELHDPRHPAVLRAIARTVEGAEGTDAWVGMCGEMAGDPDLTELLVGLGLDELSMSAVTIPDVKANVAETDGEAASALAERTLRASTKREVEQLITDTIENTKS from the coding sequence GTGAGCGAACGAACACTCTCCGGCGTCGGCGCGACGCCGCTGTCGGGCGTCGGCAGCGTCGTCTGGTACCGGCCCGGCGAGGCGCTCGAACTCGACGACCCGCCGGAATCGGACGCCGTCGACCCGGCGGCCGAGCGCGAACGCTTCGAGGAGGCGAGAGACACCGCCCGCGAGGAGTTGGAGACCGAGCGCGAACGCGCCCGCGAGCGCGTCGGCGACGAGGAAGCCGCCGTCTTCGACGCCCACCTCCAGTTCCTCGACGACCCCCAGATTGGGGACGCCGTCGGCGACCAACTCGACGCCGGACTCCCCGCGGAACACGCCGTCCGCAAGGGCTTCGCTGGACCCATCGAGCAGTTCGAAGGGATGGAAGGTCGGATGACCGAACGCGCCGACGACCTCCGGGACATCCGCGACCGACTCGTCCGCCTACTCGTCGGCGGCGAGCGGACCGACCTCTCGGCGCTGCCCGAGGGGAGCGTCGTCTTCGCCGAGCGGCTCACCCCGAGCGACACGGCGCAACTCGACCCCGAGGTGGTCTCGGGGTTCGTCACCGCGACGGGCGGCCGAACGTCGCACGCCGCCATCTTCGCGCGGTCGCTCGCGCTTCCGGCGGTCGTCGGCGTCGGCGACGACTTGTTCGCCGTCGAGGAAGGCACGGCAGTCGTCGTCGACGGCGACACCGGTGACGTGATTCTCGACCCGACCGAGGAGACGCGCGCGGCGGCCGCCGACACCGATCGCGCCGAGGTTCGCCCCGAACCGGTCGCGACCAGCGACGGCGAACCCATCGAGGTCGCGGCGAACGTCGGCCAACCGGCCGAACTGGCGGGCGCGGTCGAGCAGGGGGCCGACGGTATCGGTCTCTACCGGACCGAGTTCCTCTTTCTTGAACGCGAGTCGCCGCCCGACGAGGACGAGCAGTACGAGGCGTACGTCGACGCACTCGACGCGTTTCCGGAGGGCCGCGTCGTCGTCCGGACGCTCGACGTCGGCGGCGACAAACCCATCCCGTACCTCGAACTCCCCGAGGAGGAGAACCCGTTCCTCGGCGAGCGCGGCGTTCGGCGCTCGCTCGGCGTCGACGCCGGCCTCTTCGAGACGCAACTGCGGGCGCTGCTGCGTGCGGCGGCCGACGGCGCAGGCGACCTCGCGGTGATGGTACCGATGGTCGCGACCGTCGAGGAGTTCGAGGAAGCGCGCGAGGCGCTCGACTCGGTTGCCGCCGACCTCGAGAGCGAGGGTGTCGCCCACGAGACTCCGGAGTTCGGCCTGATGATAGAGACGCCGTCGGCGGCGTTCATGGCCGACGAGTTCGCCGCCCGCACGGAGTTTCTGTCCATCGGGACGAACGACCTCACGCAGTACGTGATGGCCGCTTCACGGGGCAACGAGCGCGTCTCTGAACTGCACGACCCCCGACATCCGGCGGTGCTCCGCGCCATCGCGCGAACCGTCGAAGGCGCCGAAGGAACCGACGCGTGGGTCGGCATGTGCGGCGAGATGGCGGGAGATCCCGACCTCACCGAACTGCTCGTCGGCCTCGGCCTCGACGAACTGAGTATGAGTGCCGTCACGATTCCCGACGTGAAGGCGAACGTTGCGGAGACGGACGGAGAAGCGGCGTCGGCGCTCGCGGAGCGAACGCTCCGTGCTAGCACGAAACGTGAAGTAGAACAGCTGATAACTGACACAATAGAGAACACAAAATCATGA
- the glpR gene encoding HTH-type transcriptional regulator GlpR: MLPAERKRRIVELVTESDGRSVEELASTLEYSKATIRRDLRQLEQEGMVERSHGGAVPATTVGREQTYGQREVQNLEQKIAIGRRAAEELVDGQVAFFDAGTTTMEVARRTPRDGSFLAVTNAPRLAVELGESETEVKLTGGTLRKRTRALVGPTAESFMNRMNFDVLFLGTNGVSPESGLTTPNEDEARMKELMVERAERVVLVADATKVGKRSFVQFADLSDVDLFVTAGDIPNEARDAFDGAGLALEVVSA, translated from the coding sequence ATGCTACCCGCGGAGCGAAAACGGAGAATCGTCGAACTAGTGACCGAGTCCGACGGACGGTCGGTCGAAGAGCTCGCGTCGACGCTGGAGTACTCGAAGGCGACGATACGCCGCGACCTACGCCAACTCGAACAGGAAGGGATGGTCGAGCGCTCCCACGGCGGGGCGGTCCCGGCGACGACGGTCGGCCGTGAGCAGACATACGGCCAGCGCGAGGTGCAGAACCTCGAGCAGAAGATCGCTATCGGCCGGCGGGCCGCCGAGGAACTCGTCGACGGGCAGGTGGCGTTCTTCGACGCCGGGACGACGACGATGGAGGTGGCGCGCCGGACGCCGCGGGACGGTTCGTTTCTGGCGGTGACGAACGCGCCGCGGTTGGCCGTCGAACTCGGCGAGTCCGAAACCGAGGTGAAACTCACCGGCGGCACGCTCCGAAAGCGGACCCGCGCGCTCGTCGGTCCGACGGCGGAGTCGTTCATGAACCGCATGAACTTCGACGTGCTCTTTCTAGGAACGAACGGCGTCTCGCCGGAGTCGGGGCTGACGACGCCGAACGAGGACGAAGCGCGGATGAAGGAACTGATGGTCGAGCGGGCCGAGCGGGTCGTCCTCGTCGCCGACGCGACGAAAGTCGGCAAGCGGAGTTTCGTGCAGTTCGCCGACCTCTCGGACGTGGACCTGTTCGTCACCGCGGGCGATATCCCGAACGAGGCTCGCGACGCGTTCGACGGGGCCGGACTCGCGCTGGAGGTGGTGTCCGCGTGA
- the leuB gene encoding 3-isopropylmalate dehydrogenase, with product MTDEIVVIPGDGIGQEVVPAAVRVLEEVGEFEFVEAEAGDRVKEETGEALPRETYDLVASADATLFGAAGETAADVILPLRRAVHSFVNVRPAKAYPGVDALRSETDLVFLRENTEGVYAGHEDRLSDDLSTLTRVVTDSASRRLAKYACEFVSTDNHDGFTVAHKANVMRETDGRFREAVLSVADERGVDTDEVLMDAFATRVCLDPKQFDVVVCPNLAGDVLSDLAAGLVGGLGLLPSANVGPQRALFEPVHGTAPDIAGEGVANPSATLFSAAMLLEHLDHDETGANVRSAVESVLEDGPRTPDLGGDASTEDVTAAVVDRL from the coding sequence ATGACCGACGAAATCGTCGTCATCCCCGGCGACGGCATCGGTCAGGAGGTCGTTCCGGCGGCCGTACGCGTGCTCGAGGAGGTCGGCGAGTTCGAGTTTGTCGAAGCCGAGGCGGGCGACCGGGTGAAAGAGGAGACAGGCGAGGCCCTGCCCCGAGAAACGTACGACCTCGTCGCCTCCGCGGACGCGACGCTGTTCGGCGCGGCGGGCGAGACGGCCGCGGACGTCATCCTCCCGCTTCGGAGAGCGGTCCACTCGTTCGTCAACGTCCGCCCGGCGAAGGCGTACCCCGGCGTCGACGCGCTCCGATCGGAGACGGACCTCGTCTTCCTCAGAGAGAACACCGAGGGGGTCTACGCAGGTCACGAGGACCGCCTCTCGGACGACCTATCGACGCTCACCCGAGTCGTCACCGACTCTGCGTCGAGGCGACTCGCCAAGTACGCCTGCGAGTTCGTCTCCACCGACAACCACGACGGCTTCACTGTCGCACACAAGGCGAACGTGATGCGCGAGACCGACGGCCGGTTCCGCGAGGCCGTGCTCTCGGTCGCCGACGAGCGCGGCGTCGACACCGACGAGGTGTTGATGGACGCGTTCGCGACCCGCGTCTGTCTCGATCCGAAGCAGTTCGACGTGGTCGTTTGTCCCAACCTCGCGGGCGACGTGCTCTCGGACCTCGCGGCGGGTCTCGTCGGCGGTCTCGGCCTCCTGCCGTCAGCGAACGTCGGTCCCCAGCGCGCGCTCTTCGAACCGGTCCACGGCACCGCGCCCGACATCGCGGGTGAGGGCGTCGCCAACCCCTCAGCGACGCTCTTTTCGGCGGCGATGCTGCTCGAACACCTCGACCACGACGAAACCGGAGCGAACGTCCGGTCGGCCGTCGAAAGCGTCCTCGAAGACGGCCCGCGGACGCCGGACCTCGGCGGCGACGCGTCTACGGAGGACGTGACGGCCGCCGTCGTCGACCGGCTCTAA
- a CDS encoding PTS fructose transporter subunit IIB, with protein MKLVAVTSCPTGIAHSQMGAENLEQTAERLGHDIKVEIQGAMGAENELSAEQIHEADAVIIAADTSVNRDRFAEKPLVKGTIKDAVNDPEGLIEEAQTAAGVEESGTGDGAAAAAGKSNVETAAASDEATSAGAREESTVATTDGPDDAVQADTPNPDQIGGDPNKGLFARLKRLFS; from the coding sequence ATGAAACTCGTCGCAGTCACGTCCTGTCCGACCGGAATCGCACACAGTCAGATGGGCGCAGAGAACTTAGAACAGACCGCAGAACGCCTCGGCCACGACATCAAAGTCGAGATTCAAGGCGCGATGGGCGCAGAGAACGAACTCTCCGCGGAGCAGATTCACGAGGCCGACGCTGTCATCATCGCCGCCGACACCTCGGTCAACCGCGACCGTTTCGCGGAGAAACCGCTGGTGAAGGGAACGATCAAAGATGCCGTTAACGACCCAGAAGGGCTCATCGAGGAGGCGCAGACGGCCGCGGGCGTCGAGGAGAGCGGTACGGGCGACGGAGCAGCGGCCGCGGCCGGGAAATCCAACGTCGAGACCGCTGCCGCCTCCGACGAGGCGACCAGCGCCGGTGCGAGAGAGGAGAGCACCGTGGCGACGACCGACGGCCCGGACGACGCGGTGCAGGCGGACACGCCGAACCCGGACCAGATAGGCGGCGACCCGAACAAGGGGCTGTTCGCCCGTCTGAAGCGCCTGTTCTCCTGA
- the leuC gene encoding 3-isopropylmalate dehydratase large subunit, translated as MSEGTLYDEVWDRHAIAELPTGQTQLFVGLHLIHEVTSPQAFGMLRERDMEVAYPELTHATVDHIVPTADQSRPYGDDAAEEMMAELEENVREAGIDFSDPTSGNQGIVHVIGPEQGITQPGKTIVCGDSHTSTHGAFGALAFGIGTSQIRDVLATGCVAMEKQKVRKIEVTGELAEGVEAKDVILEVIRRLGTDGGVGYVYEYAGEAVERLDMEGRMSICNMSIEGGARAGYVNPDETTYEWLAETDEFADDPERFEELKPYWKSIRSDDDAEYDDVVVVDGDELEPVVTWGTTPGQGVGVTQPIPAPEELPEEKRETARMSQEHMGVEPGDTMEGYEIDVAFLGSCTNARLPDLRRAAKIVEGQQVHPDVRAMVVPGSQRVQKQAEKEELADVFREAGFDWRNAGCSMCLGMNEDQLEGDEACASSSNRNFIGRQGSKDGRTVLMNPQMVAAAALEGKVTDVRNLSEVTTV; from the coding sequence ATGAGTGAGGGAACGCTGTACGACGAGGTGTGGGACCGCCACGCCATCGCGGAGTTGCCGACCGGACAGACACAGTTGTTCGTCGGTCTCCACCTCATCCACGAGGTGACGAGTCCGCAGGCGTTCGGCATGCTGCGCGAGCGCGACATGGAGGTCGCCTACCCCGAACTCACCCACGCGACGGTCGACCACATCGTCCCTACGGCGGATCAGTCGCGCCCGTACGGCGACGACGCCGCCGAGGAGATGATGGCCGAACTAGAGGAGAACGTCCGCGAGGCGGGTATCGACTTTTCGGACCCGACTAGCGGCAATCAGGGCATCGTCCACGTCATCGGACCGGAGCAGGGCATCACACAGCCCGGCAAGACCATCGTCTGCGGCGACAGCCACACCTCGACGCACGGCGCGTTCGGGGCGCTCGCGTTCGGCATCGGCACGAGCCAGATTCGCGACGTGCTCGCGACAGGCTGCGTCGCCATGGAGAAACAGAAGGTGCGCAAAATCGAGGTCACTGGCGAACTCGCCGAGGGCGTCGAAGCCAAGGACGTCATCCTCGAAGTCATCCGCCGACTCGGTACCGACGGCGGTGTCGGTTACGTGTACGAGTACGCCGGAGAGGCGGTCGAGCGCCTCGACATGGAGGGCCGGATGAGCATCTGCAACATGTCCATCGAAGGCGGCGCGCGCGCGGGCTACGTCAACCCCGACGAGACCACCTACGAGTGGCTCGCGGAGACCGACGAGTTCGCGGACGACCCCGAGCGATTCGAGGAACTCAAACCGTACTGGAAGTCGATTCGCTCCGACGACGATGCCGAGTACGACGACGTGGTCGTCGTCGACGGCGACGAACTCGAACCGGTCGTCACGTGGGGCACCACCCCCGGGCAGGGCGTCGGCGTCACCCAGCCGATTCCCGCCCCCGAGGAACTCCCCGAGGAGAAGCGCGAGACCGCCAGAATGTCGCAGGAGCATATGGGCGTCGAACCCGGCGACACGATGGAAGGCTACGAGATCGACGTGGCGTTCCTCGGGTCGTGTACGAACGCCCGACTGCCCGACCTGCGCCGCGCGGCGAAAATCGTTGAAGGACAGCAGGTTCACCCGGACGTTCGCGCGATGGTCGTCCCCGGCAGCCAGCGCGTCCAGAAGCAGGCGGAGAAGGAGGAACTCGCCGACGTATTCCGCGAGGCTGGCTTCGACTGGCGCAACGCCGGGTGTTCAATGTGTCTCGGGATGAACGAGGACCAACTGGAGGGCGACGAAGCCTGTGCTTCCTCGTCGAACCGCAACTTCATCGGGCGACAGGGGAGCAAAGACGGCCGTACTGTCCTGATGAACCCGCAGATGGTCGCGGCAGCGGCGCTCGAAGGGAAAGTTACCGACGTGCGGAACCTCTCGGAGGTGACGACGGTATGA
- the leuD gene encoding 3-isopropylmalate dehydratase small subunit has protein sequence MSAGEENADGPADTVRHVSGTGVPVRGNDIDTDQIIPARFMKVVTFDGLGQFSFFDQRFGDDDEPKEHPFNEDRFRDSSVLVVNANFGCGSSREHAPQALMRWGIDALVGESFAEIFAGNCLALGIPTVTADSETVADLQAWIDENPDGDIDVNVENETVTYGDTVVDLEVDDAQRKALVEGVWDTTALMKSNRNAVRETAQSLPYVESDD, from the coding sequence ATGAGTGCAGGTGAGGAAAACGCCGACGGACCGGCCGACACGGTCCGCCACGTCTCCGGCACCGGCGTCCCCGTCCGCGGCAACGACATCGACACCGACCAGATAATTCCGGCGCGGTTCATGAAGGTCGTCACGTTCGACGGTCTCGGCCAGTTCTCCTTTTTCGACCAGCGGTTCGGCGACGACGACGAACCCAAGGAGCACCCGTTCAACGAGGACCGCTTCCGCGACTCCTCGGTGCTGGTCGTCAACGCCAACTTCGGCTGCGGGTCCTCCCGAGAACACGCCCCGCAGGCGTTGATGCGCTGGGGTATCGACGCCCTCGTCGGCGAGTCGTTCGCCGAAATCTTCGCGGGCAACTGCCTCGCGCTCGGCATCCCGACGGTCACCGCCGACTCGGAGACCGTCGCCGACCTGCAGGCGTGGATCGACGAGAACCCCGACGGCGACATCGACGTCAACGTCGAAAACGAGACGGTCACCTACGGCGACACCGTCGTCGACTTGGAGGTGGACGACGCCCAGCGGAAGGCGCTCGTCGAGGGCGTCTGGGACACCACCGCGCTGATGAAGTCGAACAGGAACGCGGTTCGGGAGACCGCCCAGTCGCTTCCGTACGTGGAGAGCGATGACTGA